The Fimbriimonadaceae bacterium nucleotide sequence GAGGGCTCGACCGGCTCCTGATCGGCGTGACCGAGATCAATGTCGCAGTGGCCGAGAACGCGCTGCACTCGGTCGCGATCGGGACAGGCCGCGCGCTCGAGAACCTTGCGGAGATCGAGAGGGCGGGCGCTGTGAGGCGGTATTGAACCGGGTCCGTGCCGTTTCGCTCCTTGCCATGGCTCTTGTCCTGGCGAACCCCGCCGCCCGGGGGCAGGAGAAAGAGATTGCGCCGCGCCCCACGGCGAGCGTAGGCGCAGCCCCGGTGACGCGCGGCGAGGCCCACGTCGTGCTCTCCCGCTTCGACCGCGCCGCAAGCAAGGTCCTCGGCTTAGAAGCGCCGCCGATGGTCAAGGTAGCCGAGCCGGACAAACCGATCACGCGCGGCGAAATCATTAAGTTATTGCGTGAGAAGTTAGACAGATTCCGCCCAAAGTTTGTGGTCACGCCTCGACCTTCGCCGATTGACCGCAAAGCCCTGGAGAGCCGTAACAAGCCGAATGTCCGGCAGGATCTTGAGCCGTTGCTCCGGTCCGGGTTTGTGGCGCCGGTAGGGCCCGTGGTCGTCGGCCCGGCCGAAACGCTTACGGTGGACGAGTTCGCGGACCTCGTGGGCTTCTTCTTCTCGCGGCTCGCGGACCTCACCCACAAGCCGTCTGCGCAATTTTCGCCAGAGATCATGAAGGGCGGCTAAGTTGTGGTTCGGGGGCGACCCCGACCGACAATTCCAGTGGCATGTTCCAGGCGCCGACGTGGTCCGAGACCGAGCTCTTCGACCTCTTTGACCTCAGCATCCTCGACGAAGAAGGGGTGGAAGCCTGGCTCGGCTCCACATTAAACCGATGTGCCGCGTGGTTTCGGGCCTCTGGGGCCTCCGTTTTCCTTGCGGACGAGTTCGGCTCCTACCGGCTCCGGGCAAAAGCCGGCGCCCAAAGCCAGGTTCCCAGCGGTGCGATGATCCGGCCCGGCGAAGGGATCGCGGGTGCCGTCCTGGCGGACGGCAAGCCGAAGATCGTGGGCGACCCCGGCCGCGACCCGCAGCTCAGCGGTTCGCACGTGTCCCGAAAGTCGGGGATCGCCAGCTCCATGGTGGTGCCCTTGGTCTCGACAGCCGCCGAGCGACTCGGTGTGCTGAACCTCTCGCGAGGCCCGGGCGAGACGCCCTTCCTGCCGGCTGACCTAGAACAAGCCGCGACCCTCGGGCGCCACGTCGCCATGGCCGTTGCAAACGCCCGGTTGATCGACCTCACGCGGCAGGCCCTCGCCGAGCAGCGCAAGAAGGCGGAGCAGCTTCAAGCCGTCCTGGCAAGCGTGGCTGGCCAGGTGACGGTCTTTGACGCCAGGGCCAGGCTCCATGACACCTCCGGCATCCATCCCGTCGCGCTGCAGCTTGCCCGTCGGCTGGCCGAGCAAGTGGCCGCATATCCGGCGCCGTTACAAGACCATGCCTTCGACCGCGAGGCCGACCGAGTCTGGGCCGTCCATGCCGTCCCTCTGAGCGATGGGGGCGGGGTCCTCACCGTGCAGGACGTGACCGAGTTCCACCGGGCCCGTTCGGAGAGCGACCGCCTCCGGAGACTCGCCGAGATCGGGCAAATGACGGCCGCGGTCGCCCACGAGATCCGCAACCCTCTCACTGGGATCGGGGCTGCGGCCCAGATCGTCTGCACGGACCCCGACGCCGCGCCGACCTGTGGCCAGATCATCGTCGAGGAGGTCGGCAAACTCGAAGCCTTGTGCTCTGAGTTCCTTGAGCTGGCAAGGCCCATGAAGCTGGCGCCGAAACTCTGCGATCTCGCGGAGCCCGTCCGGCGGGCGGTGGAGATGTGCCGGTCCCAGTTCGAGGAGAAGGGGGTCAGGATTTCCTTTGAGACAGGCGGCAAAAGACCGATGATCCAATTGGACGTCCGACGAGTCGAACAGGTGGCCCACAACCTGGTGCGCAACGCCCTGCAGGCCAGTGCGCCTGGTGGCACGGTCTGGGTCCGGGTTCGAGGGGCCTCGTTCGAGGTGGAAGACGACGGAGTAGGGATAGATCAGGAGACGATCGACAAGTTGTTCGCGCCCTTCTTCACGACCAAGCCGGGAGGCACTGGCCTTGGCCTGTGC carries:
- a CDS encoding GAF domain-containing protein, with translation MFQAPTWSETELFDLFDLSILDEEGVEAWLGSTLNRCAAWFRASGASVFLADEFGSYRLRAKAGAQSQVPSGAMIRPGEGIAGAVLADGKPKIVGDPGRDPQLSGSHVSRKSGIASSMVVPLVSTAAERLGVLNLSRGPGETPFLPADLEQAATLGRHVAMAVANARLIDLTRQALAEQRKKAEQLQAVLASVAGQVTVFDARARLHDTSGIHPVALQLARRLAEQVAAYPAPLQDHAFDREADRVWAVHAVPLSDGGGVLTVQDVTEFHRARSESDRLRRLAEIGQMTAAVAHEIRNPLTGIGAAAQIVCTDPDAAPTCGQIIVEEVGKLEALCSEFLELARPMKLAPKLCDLAEPVRRAVEMCRSQFEEKGVRISFETGGKRPMIQLDVRRVEQVAHNLVRNALQASAPGGTVWVRVRGASFEVEDDGVGIDQETIDKLFAPFFTTKPGGTGLGLCNSRRVVDAHGGSITVASEPGEGTVFTVTFLEGGR